One part of the Gossypium raimondii isolate GPD5lz chromosome 1, ASM2569854v1, whole genome shotgun sequence genome encodes these proteins:
- the LOC105779548 gene encoding uncharacterized protein LOC105779548 isoform X2 — MLVLSCARPVYPTLSLSPSRPKCTAIRSSLSNVHPFVPEVAKAADSLSSEFRGVDNLVACNSSRVLKAFQNARVGSHHFAGCTGYGHDEAGGREALDQAFAEIVGAESAIFFSGTHAITCALFAFLRPGDELLAVAGAPYDTLEEVIGKRDSHGLGSLKDFGVMYRELPLAEDGGLDWDVLTGALRPYTKCALIQRSCGYSWRRSLSVEEIGRAIKIIKMQNPNCLVMVDNCYGEFVESIEPPMVGADLIAGSLIKNPGGTVAPCGGYVAGRKKWVDAAAARLSAPGLGVDCGSTPGDIMRAFFQGLFLAPQMVGEAIKGTFLVAEVMASKGYKVQPLPRVPRSDTVQAVQLGSRELLLAFCEAVQRSSPVGSFTKPVAGTTPGYASEVIFADGTFIDGSTSELSCDGPLREPYAVFCQGGTHWTQWGLVLGDVLKSL, encoded by the exons ATGTTGGTCTTATCCTGCGCTAGACCAGTTTATCCTACGCTCTCTCTCTCACCTTCAAGACCCAAATGTACAGCAATTCGTTCAAGCTTGAGTAATGTTCATCCTTTTGTACCAGag GTTGCAAAAGCTGCAGATTCTTTGAGCTCTGAATTCAGAGGTGTGGATAATTTGGTCGCTTGCAATTCCTCCCGTGTTCTTAAAGCTTTTCAAAATGCTAGGGTTGGATCTCAT CACTTTGCTGGGTGTACTGGCTATGGGCATGATGAAGCTGGTGGACGAGAAGCACTGGACCAAGCATTTGCGGAAATTGTTGGGGCTGAGTCTGCAATA TTCTTCTCAGGTACTCATGCTATCACTTGTGCACTGTTTGCTTTTCTAAGGCCTGGGGATGAG CTTTTGGCAGTGGCTGGTGCACCTTATGACACATTAGAGGAAGTTATTGGAAAGAGAGATTCTCATGGATTGGGCTCCCTGAAAGATTTTGGAGTGATGTATCGGGAACTTCCT CTTGCTGAAGATGGTGGACTTGACTGGGATGTGCTCACTGGTGCTTTGAGACCTTATACAAAATGTGCTCTCATACAGAGGTCATGTGGTTATTCATGGCGTCGGAGTTTAAGTGTAGAAGAGATAGGGAGAGCAATAAAGATAATTAAG ATGCAGAACCCAAACTGCTTGGTCATGGTGGATAATTGCTATGGTGAATTTGTTGAAAGCATTGAGCCTCCAATGGTG GGTGCAGATTTGATTGCTGGAAGTTTGATAAAGAATCCTGGTGGAACTGTCGCACCATGTGGTGGATATGTTGCCGGGAGAAAAAAATGGGTTGATGCTGCAGCAGCTCGTCTATCAGCACCAGGCCTAGGAGTTGACTGTGGCTCAACCCCTGGCGATATCATGCGTGCCTTTTTTCAGGGTTTGTTTCTTGCACCGCAAATGGTTGGTGAGGCAATTAAG GGAACCTTTCTGGTTGCTGAAGTTATGGCTTCAAAAGGGTATAAGGTGCAGCCTCTTCCTCGAGTCCCCCGCAGTGATACAGTACAG GCAGTGCAGCTTGGAAGCCGTGAACTTCTCCTTGCTTTCTGTGAAGCTGTCCAGAGAAGCTCCCCCGTAGGTTCGTTCACCAAGCCAGTTGCTGGTACAACTCCAGGTTATGCATCAGAG GTTATTTTTGCTGATGGAACTTTCATTGATGGAAGTACAAGTGAACTCTCATGTGACGGTCCATTAAGAGAACCATATGCAGTGTTTTGCCAG GGTGGTACCCACTGGACTCAATGGGGATTAGTTCTGGGTGATGTTCTGAAATCTCTCTga
- the LOC105779548 gene encoding uncharacterized protein LOC105779548 isoform X1 translates to MLVLSCARPVYPTLSLSPSRPKCTAIRSSLSNVHPFVPEVAKAADSLSSEFRGVDNLVACNSSRVLKAFQNARVGSHHFAGCTGYGHDEAGGREALDQAFAEIVGAESAIVRSQFFSGTHAITCALFAFLRPGDELLAVAGAPYDTLEEVIGKRDSHGLGSLKDFGVMYRELPLAEDGGLDWDVLTGALRPYTKCALIQRSCGYSWRRSLSVEEIGRAIKIIKMQNPNCLVMVDNCYGEFVESIEPPMVGADLIAGSLIKNPGGTVAPCGGYVAGRKKWVDAAAARLSAPGLGVDCGSTPGDIMRAFFQGLFLAPQMVGEAIKGTFLVAEVMASKGYKVQPLPRVPRSDTVQAVQLGSRELLLAFCEAVQRSSPVGSFTKPVAGTTPGYASEVIFADGTFIDGSTSELSCDGPLREPYAVFCQGGTHWTQWGLVLGDVLKSL, encoded by the exons ATGTTGGTCTTATCCTGCGCTAGACCAGTTTATCCTACGCTCTCTCTCTCACCTTCAAGACCCAAATGTACAGCAATTCGTTCAAGCTTGAGTAATGTTCATCCTTTTGTACCAGag GTTGCAAAAGCTGCAGATTCTTTGAGCTCTGAATTCAGAGGTGTGGATAATTTGGTCGCTTGCAATTCCTCCCGTGTTCTTAAAGCTTTTCAAAATGCTAGGGTTGGATCTCAT CACTTTGCTGGGTGTACTGGCTATGGGCATGATGAAGCTGGTGGACGAGAAGCACTGGACCAAGCATTTGCGGAAATTGTTGGGGCTGAGTCTGCAATAGTGCGTTCACAG TTCTTCTCAGGTACTCATGCTATCACTTGTGCACTGTTTGCTTTTCTAAGGCCTGGGGATGAG CTTTTGGCAGTGGCTGGTGCACCTTATGACACATTAGAGGAAGTTATTGGAAAGAGAGATTCTCATGGATTGGGCTCCCTGAAAGATTTTGGAGTGATGTATCGGGAACTTCCT CTTGCTGAAGATGGTGGACTTGACTGGGATGTGCTCACTGGTGCTTTGAGACCTTATACAAAATGTGCTCTCATACAGAGGTCATGTGGTTATTCATGGCGTCGGAGTTTAAGTGTAGAAGAGATAGGGAGAGCAATAAAGATAATTAAG ATGCAGAACCCAAACTGCTTGGTCATGGTGGATAATTGCTATGGTGAATTTGTTGAAAGCATTGAGCCTCCAATGGTG GGTGCAGATTTGATTGCTGGAAGTTTGATAAAGAATCCTGGTGGAACTGTCGCACCATGTGGTGGATATGTTGCCGGGAGAAAAAAATGGGTTGATGCTGCAGCAGCTCGTCTATCAGCACCAGGCCTAGGAGTTGACTGTGGCTCAACCCCTGGCGATATCATGCGTGCCTTTTTTCAGGGTTTGTTTCTTGCACCGCAAATGGTTGGTGAGGCAATTAAG GGAACCTTTCTGGTTGCTGAAGTTATGGCTTCAAAAGGGTATAAGGTGCAGCCTCTTCCTCGAGTCCCCCGCAGTGATACAGTACAG GCAGTGCAGCTTGGAAGCCGTGAACTTCTCCTTGCTTTCTGTGAAGCTGTCCAGAGAAGCTCCCCCGTAGGTTCGTTCACCAAGCCAGTTGCTGGTACAACTCCAGGTTATGCATCAGAG GTTATTTTTGCTGATGGAACTTTCATTGATGGAAGTACAAGTGAACTCTCATGTGACGGTCCATTAAGAGAACCATATGCAGTGTTTTGCCAG GGTGGTACCCACTGGACTCAATGGGGATTAGTTCTGGGTGATGTTCTGAAATCTCTCTga
- the LOC105779563 gene encoding uncharacterized protein LOC105779563 isoform X2 codes for MTTILQITFKFSPFTSSNEEFCEKPICCYPVRSPRTVSLRPNRFKLGAFGRQRWSFGEVGRCKDGIFLKEEGWKRKMKRKRRVVLVMFSQGFGFNGGGGGSGGGGGGGGGKIDSNTARLLGNIALAIGLTYLSATGQLGWVLDAIVSIWLIAVLVPIVGVGAFLWWAGRDIVQSSCPNCGNDFQIFKSFLNDELQLCPYCSQPFSVVDDKFVKEPVKFSNQTSKQKQSFNSFSPGFKKGSDSSGAVVDIEAEVKDAD; via the exons ATGACAACCATTCTGCAAATTACATTCAAGTTCTCACCCTTCACTtcatcaaatgaagaattttgtgaaaaacCCATTTGCTGTTACCCAGTAAGGAGTCCCAGAACTGTTTCTTTGCGGCCAAACAGATTCAAGTTGGGAGCTTTTGGGAGGCAAAGATGGAGTTTTGGGGAAGTGGGTAGGTGCAAAGatgggatttttttaaaagaagaaggGTGGAAGAGGAAGATGAAGAGGAAGAGGAGAGTGGTTTTGGTGATGTTTAGTCAAGGTTTTGGGTTtaatggtggtggtggtggtagtGGAGGAGGTGGTGGTGGCGGCGGTGGGAAAATTGATAGTAACACAGCTAGGCTTCTGGGAAATATCGCTTTGGCTATTGGGTTAACTTATCTTTCAGCGACTGGACAGCTTGGATGGGTTTTAGATGCTATTGTCTCAATTTGG CTCATTGCAGTGCTTGTTCCTATTGTTGGTGTTGGAGCCTTCCTCTGGTGGGCAGGCCGGGATATTGTTCAAAGCAGC TGCCCGAACTGTGGAAATGATTTTCAGATTTTCAA GTCTTTTCTAAATGACGAGTTGCAGCTGTGCCCTTACTGCAGTCAACCATTTTCAG TGGTGGATGACAAGTTTGTCAAGGAACCTGTAAAGTTCTCCAACCAAACCTCGAAACAGAAACAATCATTCAACAGCTTTTCTCCTGGTTTCAAGAAAG GAAGCGATTCTTCAGGAGCAGTTGTTGATATCGAAGCAGAAGTAAAAGATGCAGATTGA
- the LOC105779563 gene encoding uncharacterized protein LOC105779563 isoform X1, which produces MTTILQITFKFSPFTSSNEEFCEKPICCYPVRSPRTVSLRPNRFKLGAFGRQRWSFGEVGRCKDGIFLKEEGWKRKMKRKRRVVLVMFSQGFGFNGGGGGSGGGGGGGGGKIDSNTARLLGNIALAIGLTYLSATGQLGWVLDAIVSIWLIAVLVPIVGVGAFLWWAGRDIVQSSCPNCGNDFQIFKSFLNDELQLCPYCSQPFSVVDDKFVKEPVKFSNQTSKQKQSFNSFSPGFKKVCSGSDSSGAVVDIEAEVKDAD; this is translated from the exons ATGACAACCATTCTGCAAATTACATTCAAGTTCTCACCCTTCACTtcatcaaatgaagaattttgtgaaaaacCCATTTGCTGTTACCCAGTAAGGAGTCCCAGAACTGTTTCTTTGCGGCCAAACAGATTCAAGTTGGGAGCTTTTGGGAGGCAAAGATGGAGTTTTGGGGAAGTGGGTAGGTGCAAAGatgggatttttttaaaagaagaaggGTGGAAGAGGAAGATGAAGAGGAAGAGGAGAGTGGTTTTGGTGATGTTTAGTCAAGGTTTTGGGTTtaatggtggtggtggtggtagtGGAGGAGGTGGTGGTGGCGGCGGTGGGAAAATTGATAGTAACACAGCTAGGCTTCTGGGAAATATCGCTTTGGCTATTGGGTTAACTTATCTTTCAGCGACTGGACAGCTTGGATGGGTTTTAGATGCTATTGTCTCAATTTGG CTCATTGCAGTGCTTGTTCCTATTGTTGGTGTTGGAGCCTTCCTCTGGTGGGCAGGCCGGGATATTGTTCAAAGCAGC TGCCCGAACTGTGGAAATGATTTTCAGATTTTCAA GTCTTTTCTAAATGACGAGTTGCAGCTGTGCCCTTACTGCAGTCAACCATTTTCAG TGGTGGATGACAAGTTTGTCAAGGAACCTGTAAAGTTCTCCAACCAAACCTCGAAACAGAAACAATCATTCAACAGCTTTTCTCCTGGTTTCAAGAAAG TTTGTTCAGGAAGCGATTCTTCAGGAGCAGTTGTTGATATCGAAGCAGAAGTAAAAGATGCAGATTGA